In one window of Leptospira sp. GIMC2001 DNA:
- a CDS encoding NAD(P)/FAD-dependent oxidoreductase — protein sequence MNKKFNSVVVGGGIAGIISALLESNKGKTVLLIESSSQLGGLLNSSYNGKNYFDYGTHIFSQSRNDELNKILFDEFSADNCIITNKISVGNYFNGIMNNKNCFVDANSLEDSTYYKGCYDFITANRDIYDTNLESFSMSQMGETFYEYIFKPTYQKYFREDPKNLDISCFAFFDMSRVIAFDPNTTIDLLSRNEKLKLAHHERQVGVNKYYPIIGGIGSIIKKLEDKLIKNGVSINLNFPIEEISYSNNKFQNLKSKTETIEFDSIIWTIPQFLLCKYGNLSYKLIAPNFVSTRLLHFTFNKKILTESTYINVFDQNLLSGRITLYQNLTQTDNFSCTVEVLGYENVSDLELPELIIKELLKMNLINSSHDLVYNELHSIKQGFPVLSIPFVQNQKSLNLELKNNFSNLKLLGRASGNTFFLEDVLNEVYEELARN from the coding sequence TTGAATAAAAAATTCAATTCAGTAGTAGTTGGAGGTGGAATCGCAGGAATCATTTCAGCATTACTTGAATCTAATAAAGGCAAAACAGTTCTTTTAATCGAATCCAGCAGTCAATTGGGAGGCTTACTAAACAGTTCTTATAATGGTAAAAATTATTTCGATTATGGAACTCATATTTTCAGCCAGAGTCGAAATGATGAATTAAATAAAATTCTTTTTGATGAATTCAGTGCAGATAATTGTATAATCACGAATAAAATATCCGTTGGAAATTATTTCAATGGAATAATGAATAATAAAAATTGTTTTGTAGATGCTAATAGTCTCGAGGATTCAACTTACTATAAAGGTTGTTACGATTTCATCACGGCAAATCGAGATATTTATGATACTAATTTAGAGAGTTTTTCCATGTCTCAAATGGGGGAGACTTTTTATGAATATATATTCAAACCTACTTATCAAAAATATTTCAGAGAAGATCCCAAAAATCTAGATATTTCTTGTTTTGCTTTTTTTGATATGTCTCGAGTTATTGCATTTGATCCAAACACTACAATTGACTTACTTAGTCGAAACGAGAAATTAAAGCTAGCGCATCATGAACGTCAGGTAGGAGTTAATAAATATTATCCAATAATTGGAGGAATAGGATCTATTATAAAAAAACTTGAAGATAAATTAATTAAAAATGGAGTATCGATTAATTTAAATTTTCCTATAGAAGAAATATCATACTCAAACAATAAATTTCAAAATTTAAAAAGTAAAACTGAAACAATTGAATTCGATAGTATTATTTGGACAATTCCCCAATTCCTACTCTGTAAATATGGTAATCTTTCATATAAACTCATAGCTCCAAATTTCGTATCGACAAGACTTTTACATTTTACTTTTAATAAAAAAATCTTAACAGAATCGACATATATAAATGTATTCGATCAAAATTTATTAAGTGGCAGAATTACTTTATATCAAAATTTAACTCAGACTGATAATTTTAGCTGCACAGTGGAAGTTCTGGGATATGAAAATGTTTCTGATTTAGAACTTCCTGAATTAATTATAAAAGAGCTGTTGAAGATGAACTTGATTAATTCAAGTCACGATCTAGTATACAATGAATTGCATTCAATTAAGCAAGGCTTTCCGGTTTTGTCAATTCCTTTTGTTCAAAATCAGAAAAGCCTTAATTTAGAATTGAAAAATAATTTTTCAAATCTAAAACTATTAGGTAGAGCTTCAGGTAATACATTCTTTCTAGAAGATGTATTAAATGAGGTATATGAAGAATTAGCGCGAAATTAA
- a CDS encoding class I SAM-dependent methyltransferase: MNKNNENVEYYSKLVNQFGNDVKSLNWGSNASQELRFQILSEIGDISNKSILDIGCGLGDLYKFLNKKEKVVKYSGIDITPSMIEMARKNYSTVDFSVKDYMKDEIGISDYIFISGIFTYQSKEFFEKSILSLFQKVRLGISFNLLSSWADTLAENEFYADPIETVKFCKSITRKFAFRHDYHPADFTIYLYK; encoded by the coding sequence ATGAATAAAAATAATGAAAACGTAGAATACTACTCCAAGCTAGTAAATCAATTTGGAAATGATGTAAAGTCATTGAACTGGGGAAGCAATGCTTCCCAAGAACTAAGATTCCAAATTTTATCAGAGATTGGAGATATTAGTAATAAATCTATACTTGATATTGGTTGCGGATTAGGAGATCTATACAAATTCCTGAACAAGAAAGAAAAGGTTGTAAAGTATTCTGGCATAGATATCACACCTTCAATGATAGAGATGGCAAGGAAGAATTATTCAACAGTTGATTTTTCTGTAAAAGATTATATGAAGGATGAAATTGGAATAAGCGATTATATTTTTATAAGTGGTATATTCACCTATCAATCGAAAGAATTCTTTGAGAAATCAATTCTTTCCTTATTTCAAAAGGTTCGCTTAGGGATATCATTTAATTTGCTGAGTAGTTGGGCTGACACGCTTGCCGAGAATGAATTTTATGCTGATCCTATCGAGACAGTAAAATTCTGTAAATCTATAACAAGGAAATTCGCATTTAGGCATGATTATCACCCGGCAGATTTTACCATTTATTTGTATAAATAA
- a CDS encoding GNAT family N-acetyltransferase has protein sequence MKNKIVIHSDRFIIRILEENDVTEKYLDWLSDSEAKKYIVAAKKKNDLVSLRSYVRKNFESNSTYFFGIFDKNNKFHIGNIKYDEIDLRLGYAKMGILIGDPEYRGKGVAVEVLLKTMEWILEQGIRTVFLGVDENNKNAIGAYEKAGFVFFRDEYPDYLSRSAKYMYRKL, from the coding sequence TTGAAAAATAAAATCGTTATCCATTCTGATCGGTTTATTATTCGGATTCTCGAAGAAAATGATGTAACAGAGAAATATCTCGATTGGTTAAGCGATTCCGAGGCAAAAAAATATATAGTTGCAGCAAAAAAAAAGAATGATCTGGTTAGTCTGCGTTCCTATGTAAGGAAGAATTTTGAGTCAAACTCTACATATTTTTTTGGAATTTTTGATAAAAATAATAAATTTCACATAGGAAATATAAAATATGATGAAATTGATTTGCGATTAGGTTATGCTAAGATGGGTATTCTGATCGGAGACCCGGAATACAGAGGAAAGGGAGTAGCGGTAGAAGTGTTACTCAAGACCATGGAATGGATTCTAGAACAGGGCATTCGAACTGTTTTTCTAGGTGTGGATGAAAACAATAAAAATGCAATTGGTGCTTATGAGAAGGCAGGATTTGTTTTCTTTCGGGATGAATATCCTGATTACTTGAGTCGCAGTGCAAAATATATGTACCGTAAACTTTAA
- a CDS encoding CBS domain-containing protein, producing MSTEINRNKPVRDVMIPLDRFPVLKENTIFKEALEAMSKFNLGIACITNSEGQLIGLVTDGDVRRKLLKIQKPFSALFVDDALDHCIKSPVTISQNSNLMSAVELMEKKHVWDLPVVDETGKLLGLLHLHPAVKALLT from the coding sequence ATGTCCACAGAGATTAATAGAAATAAACCCGTTCGAGATGTAATGATTCCTTTGGATCGTTTTCCAGTCCTCAAAGAAAACACAATATTCAAAGAAGCACTAGAAGCTATGAGTAAATTCAATTTAGGAATAGCTTGTATCACAAATAGTGAAGGTCAACTGATTGGTCTAGTTACCGATGGAGATGTTCGTAGAAAACTATTAAAAATCCAGAAGCCATTTTCTGCACTTTTTGTGGACGATGCCCTCGATCATTGCATAAAATCTCCAGTTACAATTTCTCAAAATTCTAACCTTATGAGCGCTGTGGAGCTCATGGAAAAGAAACATGTTTGGGATTTACCTGTAGTAGATGAGACTGGAAAGCTTCTTGGTCTTTTACATTTACATCCTGCTGTCAAAGCTCTACTAACATAA
- a CDS encoding polysaccharide biosynthesis PFTS motif protein, which yields MSESVQFLSIDEYFDTGSTYINFSNGRIKVKFLAKTKKIIESIGFLILAFYSVFRGSIFGIKTKKNRFNIVISDLALDSFFNHEEISVLFKVIEGDYYPILNSSENLIIKSKKMDKLTNGKIYFSSQPLLALMELIRWDFKDLFTIFLSFLRFFIFVLIPSIFTDIKILLLKDLMLIEVVSHLDRFNIIENFIITNSDCYSHNLYLSNSEKNNHKLVMLWYSINNCDLKFKRSIGHSKKSFAPWLKTMNVDEHFVWNLEQKIWLQDIGETSKISLTGPIMFNNPFRTIENKIFNPNKFNIVLFDVPPKIEIKEKQAYGKSAIFYNLEISKRFILDFIEYSRGRDIQIYLKTKRKDEKNTKAEYLQLLADLEVSNELIILDPTISIDSLLDSKVDLVASIPYTSVAYLAFQKNIKSIFYDPGEMLDCNHSYYKGQIFISGKNDLENYLLEVA from the coding sequence ATGTCTGAGAGTGTTCAATTTTTATCAATTGATGAATATTTTGATACTGGATCAACATATATAAATTTTTCAAATGGTAGAATCAAAGTCAAGTTTTTGGCTAAAACCAAAAAGATAATTGAATCGATTGGGTTCTTAATCCTTGCTTTCTATTCAGTATTTCGAGGAAGTATTTTCGGAATAAAGACAAAAAAGAACCGTTTTAATATTGTTATATCAGATTTAGCACTTGATAGTTTTTTTAATCATGAAGAGATCAGTGTTTTATTTAAAGTCATCGAGGGAGACTATTATCCTATTTTGAATTCGTCAGAGAATCTGATTATAAAATCTAAGAAAATGGATAAATTAACGAATGGAAAAATTTATTTTTCTAGCCAGCCTTTATTAGCATTGATGGAGTTAATTAGATGGGATTTTAAAGATTTGTTTACAATATTTTTGTCATTCCTAAGATTTTTTATTTTTGTTCTTATACCTTCCATTTTTACAGACATTAAAATTCTACTTTTAAAAGACTTAATGTTGATTGAGGTTGTTTCGCATTTAGATCGATTTAATATTATTGAAAATTTCATTATAACGAATTCAGACTGCTATTCTCATAATTTATATCTTTCTAATTCCGAAAAAAATAACCATAAATTAGTCATGTTATGGTACTCGATAAATAATTGTGATCTTAAGTTTAAAAGAAGTATAGGACACTCCAAAAAATCCTTTGCTCCTTGGTTAAAGACAATGAATGTAGATGAGCATTTTGTTTGGAATTTAGAACAGAAAATTTGGTTACAAGATATAGGGGAAACTTCAAAAATTTCATTAACTGGACCTATCATGTTCAATAATCCCTTTAGAACTATTGAGAATAAAATATTTAATCCTAATAAATTCAATATAGTTTTATTTGATGTTCCACCAAAAATTGAGATCAAAGAAAAACAAGCTTACGGTAAATCTGCAATTTTTTATAATTTAGAAATTTCTAAACGTTTTATATTAGATTTTATTGAGTATTCCCGGGGAAGGGATATACAAATATATTTGAAAACTAAAAGAAAAGATGAAAAGAATACAAAAGCAGAGTATTTACAATTGCTTGCTGATCTAGAAGTTAGTAATGAATTGATTATTCTTGATCCCACCATATCTATAGATTCCTTGCTCGATTCAAAAGTTGATTTAGTAGCATCAATTCCTTATACATCCGTTGCATATCTTGCTTTTCAAAAAAATATAAAATCAATTTTTTATGATCCAGGGGAAATGTTAGATTGCAATCATTCTTACTACAAAGGTCAGATTTTTATTTCTGGAAAAAATGATTTGGAGAATTACCTTTTAGAAGTAGCATGA
- a CDS encoding WbqC family protein encodes MIVSINQPAYLPWLGYFHRIAISDIHIVLDHVQFEKNSFTNRNKIRTREGTAWLTVPVLTSGKFKSNPINLLEIDNKQKWAKKHLEAFKLNYRKARYFDEIFSFLMEVYSQEWKYLHEIADKLNLFILNYLNIKTKILYSSKMNIHSVKSDLVYELCKETGSSIYISGSLGRNYLEEDKFSQNNIKVIYHDYNHPTYEQIYPGFEPYMNIFDLLFNHGKGSMKILNSGFQLPQ; translated from the coding sequence ATGATTGTATCTATCAATCAACCGGCTTATTTACCTTGGCTAGGATATTTTCATAGAATTGCAATATCCGATATTCATATCGTGTTGGATCATGTGCAGTTTGAGAAAAATAGCTTTACGAATAGAAATAAAATTCGAACAAGAGAAGGTACAGCCTGGTTAACCGTTCCTGTTTTGACCAGTGGGAAATTTAAATCTAACCCGATCAATTTATTAGAAATTGATAATAAACAAAAATGGGCTAAGAAACATTTGGAAGCATTTAAATTGAACTATCGAAAAGCTAGATATTTTGATGAGATCTTTTCGTTTCTCATGGAAGTTTATTCACAGGAATGGAAGTATTTACATGAAATCGCAGATAAACTGAACTTATTTATACTAAATTATCTAAATATCAAAACAAAAATTCTTTATAGCTCCAAAATGAATATCCATTCGGTTAAATCAGATCTCGTTTATGAATTATGCAAAGAAACTGGATCGTCTATATATATATCAGGCAGTCTAGGTAGAAATTATTTAGAAGAAGATAAATTTTCTCAAAATAATATAAAAGTTATATATCATGATTATAATCACCCAACTTATGAGCAAATCTATCCAGGTTTTGAACCATATATGAATATTTTTGATTTACTATTCAATCATGGTAAAGGTAGCATGAAAATTCTTAATTCAGGATTTCAACTACCTCAATGA
- a CDS encoding class I SAM-dependent methyltransferase, with product MNNCPVCNSISLNFLREYKGRSPLFIDKKLMKCSGCEFVFASPLPDNKELAEYNSKYFLNAHGGNSTHPVAVAFHSAINKIRANHVLDYAKGSGVKIKKVLEIGPGLGFILKYFKDQYPEVEYSIIESDVENLSKLKNLAFSHFENLDYAPKDYFDLVIVSHVLEHTNDPIAFSSKLLEKINSSGILFIEVPNEDYKFKVEDEPHLLFFNKYSMGRLLDQLALKNIAITNHGPNIEEGMVRKFFIRLYHLIDHTLTKFKILLPAHIFYGSYKKLLSSREIVSILPFDAILSKDSPSWWLRVVAQKK from the coding sequence ATGAATAACTGTCCAGTTTGCAATTCAATCAGTTTAAATTTTTTGAGAGAATATAAAGGAAGGTCACCTTTATTTATAGACAAAAAACTAATGAAGTGCTCGGGATGTGAATTTGTTTTCGCTTCACCCTTACCAGACAATAAGGAACTTGCTGAATACAATTCTAAGTATTTTCTGAATGCACATGGTGGCAATTCGACTCATCCTGTTGCTGTAGCTTTTCATTCAGCGATCAATAAAATTCGTGCAAACCATGTACTCGATTATGCTAAAGGATCTGGAGTTAAGATAAAAAAAGTATTGGAGATTGGTCCAGGATTAGGCTTTATTCTAAAATACTTCAAGGATCAATATCCTGAAGTTGAATATAGCATAATTGAATCTGATGTTGAAAATTTAAGTAAATTAAAAAATCTTGCATTTTCCCATTTTGAAAATTTGGACTATGCGCCTAAAGATTATTTTGACCTAGTAATTGTATCCCATGTTCTGGAACATACAAATGATCCGATTGCATTCTCATCTAAGTTACTAGAAAAGATCAATAGTAGTGGAATTTTATTTATTGAAGTTCCTAATGAAGATTATAAATTTAAAGTTGAGGATGAGCCCCACTTACTCTTCTTTAACAAATATTCAATGGGACGTTTGCTGGATCAACTTGCCCTAAAAAATATCGCAATCACCAATCATGGACCGAATATAGAAGAAGGAATGGTTCGGAAATTCTTCATTCGTCTGTATCATTTAATCGACCATACTTTAACAAAATTCAAAATTCTTTTACCAGCTCATATTTTTTATGGATCGTATAAGAAATTATTATCTAGTCGAGAAATCGTATCCATTTTGCCTTTTGATGCTATTCTGAGTAAAGACTCGCCATCCTGGTGGTTACGAGTTGTCGCACAGAAAAAGTAG
- a CDS encoding PIG-L deacetylase family protein, which yields MIQLDNKKILVVVAHPDDELLGLGATIHKLVKYNHCVARAVILGEGITSRSDQRDRAVWKDELEIHRKNIYSAQQCIGYESVGIYDFPDNRFDSVPLLDIVKIIEKENREFIPDVIFTHHNGDLNIDHRITSDAVVTATRPLQDESVKTILSFETPSATEWQASNYPTLFNPNVYFTFEKDSLEAKIDGLNSYKMEVRDYPHPRSPEGLEILAKYRGMIVGAMYAEAFYLLRTIVEK from the coding sequence ATGATTCAATTAGATAATAAGAAAATTCTTGTTGTTGTCGCTCATCCAGATGACGAATTGTTGGGGTTAGGTGCAACAATTCATAAATTAGTCAAATACAATCATTGTGTAGCGAGGGCTGTAATTTTAGGTGAAGGTATTACTTCTCGATCGGATCAGAGAGATCGAGCAGTTTGGAAAGATGAGTTAGAGATTCATCGAAAGAATATTTACTCTGCACAACAATGTATAGGCTATGAAAGTGTCGGAATCTATGATTTTCCAGATAATCGATTTGATTCAGTCCCTTTATTAGATATTGTAAAAATTATAGAGAAGGAAAATCGCGAATTTATTCCTGACGTTATTTTTACCCACCATAATGGAGATTTAAATATTGATCATAGGATCACATCTGATGCTGTAGTAACAGCAACAAGACCATTGCAAGACGAGTCTGTTAAAACAATCCTTTCCTTTGAGACACCCTCGGCAACTGAGTGGCAAGCTTCAAATTACCCAACACTATTTAATCCGAATGTGTATTTTACTTTTGAAAAGGATTCGTTGGAAGCAAAAATTGACGGACTCAATTCATACAAAATGGAAGTCAGAGATTATCCTCATCCTAGGTCTCCGGAAGGTTTAGAAATTTTAGCTAAATATAGAGGTATGATTGTTGGAGCTATGTATGCGGAAGCATTTTATCTTCTAAGGACAATCGTTGAAAAATAA
- a CDS encoding HpcH/HpaI aldolase family protein, which translates to MENLFARRKKLKSKLVNRERLFAGWVSYSHPSITETFAGAGFDFIAIDMEHGTVSLEQAQRIIAAAQAEGSLCLPRPVSHSNDWTKPLLDSGADGMLYPMVQTKQDVQALIEINKYPSVGKRSFGVNRAQNYGFDFDEYVKTWNESSSLILQIESIQAVENINELLSYQEVDGVMVGPYDMSGSLGVPGQTTHPLVLEASKKVILACEKYGKSCGSQIADVTEDAMTKHFDQGYTYCILGSDLFVLWKWAENMKKMIQTFK; encoded by the coding sequence ATGGAAAATTTATTTGCGCGAAGAAAAAAATTAAAATCCAAACTTGTAAATAGAGAGAGATTATTTGCTGGATGGGTATCTTATTCTCATCCATCCATCACGGAAACTTTTGCAGGTGCAGGATTCGATTTTATAGCTATTGATATGGAGCATGGAACCGTATCATTAGAGCAAGCACAACGAATCATTGCCGCAGCTCAAGCTGAGGGAAGTTTGTGTCTACCTAGACCAGTATCGCATTCTAATGATTGGACCAAACCTCTTTTAGATTCTGGGGCTGATGGGATGTTATACCCGATGGTTCAGACCAAACAGGACGTTCAAGCTTTGATAGAAATCAATAAATATCCTTCTGTTGGCAAGAGGAGTTTTGGTGTCAATCGAGCACAGAATTATGGATTTGATTTTGATGAGTATGTAAAGACCTGGAATGAGAGTTCTTCACTTATATTACAAATCGAATCAATCCAAGCGGTTGAAAACATAAATGAACTTCTATCATATCAAGAAGTTGATGGTGTTATGGTTGGACCGTATGACATGTCTGGTTCACTAGGAGTACCTGGACAAACAACTCATCCTCTGGTCTTAGAAGCCTCTAAAAAAGTGATTCTTGCTTGTGAAAAATATGGAAAGAGTTGCGGATCTCAAATAGCCGATGTAACCGAAGATGCAATGACAAAACATTTTGATCAAGGTTACACCTATTGTATATTAGGCTCGGATCTATTCGTTTTATGGAAATGGGCTGAGAATATGAAGAAAATGATTCAGACTTTTAAATAG
- a CDS encoding phytanoyl-CoA dioxygenase, whose protein sequence is MNLKSSIINRIKYFDRYSSIGEEREESITKNVSSLKKNGFLILDEYISGENLKNLQSIYKNRLEEGLKFETPCLAQSLIDDLEHSELIENYFRYNPNELVKYKITFDHKDFLDYKECLNKYRPSTLKTYLSDIQEFYSYWLDENLLKIIESYMGIRPHMVEAYLRRNFPAKYKVMNHFWHRDSNHPEFLIKAFIFLSDCKLTNGPHEYVSGSIQDRSLDGKAYYTDQDVDSLYPDGSIQRIKSIVKAGTVILEDTRGLHRATIPKEGYRDLGFAVFLPLSKLQKQLKSMFWIDKNTYSSLSSYQKSFIPKQNIR, encoded by the coding sequence ATGAATCTTAAATCTTCCATTATCAATAGAATTAAGTATTTTGATCGATATAGTTCAATTGGAGAGGAAAGAGAGGAATCTATCACAAAGAATGTTAGTTCTTTAAAGAAGAATGGATTTCTGATACTAGATGAATATATATCTGGAGAAAATTTAAAAAATCTACAATCGATTTACAAAAATCGTTTGGAAGAAGGTCTCAAGTTTGAGACACCCTGTTTGGCTCAGTCGTTGATTGATGATTTAGAACACAGCGAATTGATAGAAAATTACTTTCGATACAATCCTAATGAATTGGTGAAATACAAAATAACTTTTGATCACAAAGACTTCTTGGACTATAAAGAATGTTTGAACAAGTATCGACCCTCAACACTTAAAACCTATCTTTCAGACATTCAAGAATTTTATAGTTATTGGTTAGATGAAAATTTATTAAAAATTATCGAATCTTACATGGGAATTAGACCACATATGGTTGAGGCTTATCTTCGTAGAAATTTTCCTGCAAAATACAAAGTGATGAATCACTTTTGGCATAGAGATTCCAATCACCCAGAATTTTTGATCAAGGCATTTATATTTCTATCAGATTGTAAACTTACGAATGGACCACATGAGTATGTTTCTGGAAGCATACAGGATCGAAGCTTGGATGGAAAGGCATACTATACTGATCAAGATGTGGACAGTTTGTACCCTGACGGATCAATTCAGAGAATAAAATCTATTGTAAAAGCGGGAACAGTTATTTTAGAAGATACTAGAGGCTTACACCGAGCAACGATCCCCAAGGAAGGCTACAGAGATCTTGGTTTCGCAGTCTTTTTGCCATTGTCAAAATTACAAAAGCAACTCAAATCAATGTTTTGGATTGATAAAAATACATATTCATCCCTTTCAAGTTACCAAAAATCATTTATACCTAAGCAAAATATTCGTTAA
- the kdsA gene encoding 3-deoxy-8-phosphooctulonate synthase: MNPKVIEVGYGKVSKVKIGAKLPLVFIGGPCAIESKEHTFMMAKTVKEICDKVGVPWIFKACYDKDCRSAPDSFHGLGVEGGLKILAEVRDEFGIPVTSDFSDPSWGAATGEVCDLVQVPAYLCRQTSILRSAAETGRPVHLKKGQFMSPWNMKNSVRKLEAHGCKAVVLTDRGTFFGYNMLVNDFKCFPIMAETGYPVCFDATHSIQLPTSMGNISGGQREYIPHLVRGACAVGINALFMEVHNDPPNAMSDANTVMDIKHLENVLSQAKFMHEKRLELLEKFGEDNVHRD, from the coding sequence ATGAACCCAAAAGTCATTGAGGTGGGATACGGGAAAGTATCCAAGGTCAAAATCGGAGCAAAACTTCCACTGGTTTTTATTGGTGGACCTTGTGCAATCGAGTCAAAAGAACATACGTTTATGATGGCAAAAACAGTAAAGGAAATCTGTGATAAAGTAGGAGTTCCTTGGATATTTAAAGCTTGCTATGATAAAGACTGCAGGTCGGCTCCAGATAGCTTTCATGGATTGGGAGTGGAAGGTGGATTAAAAATCCTTGCTGAGGTTAGAGATGAATTCGGAATTCCCGTGACCTCTGATTTTTCAGATCCTTCTTGGGGAGCAGCGACCGGTGAGGTATGTGACCTAGTTCAAGTACCTGCATATTTATGTCGTCAGACATCCATACTTCGGTCTGCGGCTGAAACAGGTCGACCTGTTCATCTTAAAAAAGGGCAATTCATGAGTCCTTGGAATATGAAGAACTCTGTTCGTAAGTTAGAAGCTCATGGTTGCAAAGCAGTGGTTCTCACAGATCGTGGAACATTTTTTGGTTATAATATGCTCGTGAATGATTTCAAGTGTTTCCCAATTATGGCAGAGACAGGATATCCAGTTTGCTTTGATGCGACTCATTCAATACAATTGCCAACATCTATGGGTAATATTTCAGGTGGTCAAAGAGAATACATCCCGCATTTGGTTCGAGGAGCATGTGCAGTGGGTATCAATGCTCTATTTATGGAAGTTCACAATGATCCACCAAATGCTATGAGTGATGCTAATACTGTAATGGATATCAAACATTTAGAAAATGTCCTTTCTCAAGCCAAATTTATGCATGAAAAACGATTAGAACTTTTGGAAAAATTTGGAGAAGACAATGTCCACAGAGATTAA
- a CDS encoding SDR family oxidoreductase gives MSKYIDSLFNLENKIAAVIGAGGHLCGEMAKGFARAGCKVAILDLRLEKAQKVADDIQKEGYPRPLAIALDVTKKEEHELALAGIIQEFGGLDIVVNGAGINGPSPFFEISLDEWHSIMDSQITGTFLGCQVYGKYLVDQGKGSIINISSASAGPPLSKAFTYSVAKAGIKNLTQNLGREWGKKGVRVNAIRPGFFPTEWNRKNFITPERENAILGHTPMGRYGEPSELLGAILWLASDAASFVTGAEIEVDGGFSCMTI, from the coding sequence TTGAGCAAATATATTGATTCACTTTTTAACTTAGAAAATAAGATAGCCGCTGTTATTGGAGCGGGTGGTCATTTATGCGGAGAAATGGCAAAAGGGTTTGCTCGAGCTGGATGCAAAGTGGCTATTTTAGATCTGCGTTTGGAGAAAGCTCAAAAAGTTGCAGATGATATTCAAAAAGAAGGATATCCTCGTCCATTAGCTATTGCTTTGGATGTTACAAAAAAGGAAGAGCATGAGTTAGCTTTAGCTGGCATTATCCAAGAGTTCGGAGGACTGGATATTGTCGTAAATGGTGCTGGAATTAATGGACCTAGTCCTTTCTTTGAGATATCTCTAGATGAATGGCATTCAATTATGGATTCGCAGATAACGGGAACTTTTCTTGGCTGTCAAGTTTATGGTAAGTATTTAGTGGATCAGGGAAAAGGTTCTATTATTAATATCTCGTCTGCTTCTGCAGGACCACCTTTGTCAAAAGCATTCACATATTCTGTTGCAAAGGCGGGAATAAAAAATCTAACTCAAAACTTGGGAAGAGAGTGGGGAAAAAAGGGTGTGCGAGTTAATGCGATTCGGCCTGGATTTTTTCCAACAGAATGGAATCGAAAAAACTTTATTACACCAGAAAGGGAGAATGCAATTTTAGGGCATACACCAATGGGGCGCTACGGTGAACCTTCAGAACTTCTTGGTGCGATTCTATGGTTAGCTTCAGATGCTGCAAGCTTTGTTACTGGTGCAGAAATTGAAGTAGATGGTGGTTTTAGTTGTATGACAATATAA